A genomic segment from Glycine soja cultivar W05 chromosome 18, ASM419377v2, whole genome shotgun sequence encodes:
- the LOC114394421 gene encoding 15-cis-phytoene desaturase, chloroplastic/chromoplastic produces MAACGYISAANFNYLVGARNISKFASSDATISFSFGGSDSMGLTLRPAPIRAPKRNHFSPLRVVCVDYPRPELENTVNFVEAAYLSSTFRASPRPLKPLNIVIAGAGLAGLSTAKYLADAGHKPILLEARDVLGGKVAAWKDKDGDWYETGLHIFFGAYPNVQNLFGELGINDRLQWKEHSMIFAMPNKPGEFSRFDFPEVLPSPLNGIWAILRNNEMLTWPEKVKFAIGLLPAMLGGQPYVEAQDGLSVQEWMKKQGVPERVTDEVFIAMSKALNFINPDELSMQCILIALNRFLQEKHGSKMAFLDGNPPERLCMPIVDHIQSLGGEVHLNSRIQKIELNDDGTVKSFLLNNGKVMEGDAYVFATPVDILKLLLPDNWKGIPYFQRLDKLVGVPVINVHIWFDRKLKNTYDHLLFSRSPLLSVYADMSVTCKEYYSPNQSMLELVFAPAEEWISRSDDDIIQATMTELAKLFPDEISADQSKAKILKYHVVKTPRSVYKTVPNCEPCRPIQRSPIEGFYLAGDYTKQKYLASMEGAVLSGKLCAQAIVQDSELLATRGQKRMAKASVV; encoded by the exons ATGGCCGCTTGTGGCTATATATCTGCTGCCAACTTCAATTATCTCGTTGGCGCCAGAAACATATCCAAATTCGCTTCTTCAGACGCCACAATTTCGTTTTCATTTGGCGGGAGCGACTCAATGGGTCTTACTTTGCGACCCGCTCCGATTCGTGCTCCTAAGAGGAACCATTTCTCTCCCTTGCGTGTCGTTTGCGTCGATTATCCACGCCCGGAGCTCGAAAACACCGTTAATTTCGTTGAAGCTGCTTACTTGTCTTCCACCTTTCGTGCTTCTCCGCGTCCTCTAAAACCCTTGAACATCGTTATTGCCGGTGCAG GATTGGCTGGTTTATCAACTGCAAAATATTTGGCTGATGCTGGGCATAAACCTATATTGCTGGAAGCAAGAGACGTTCTAGGTGGAAAG gttgctgcatggaaagACAAGGATGGAGACTGGTACGAGACAGGCCTACACATCTTTT TTGGGGCTTACCCTAATGTGCAGAACCTTTTTGGAGAACTTGGCATTAATGATCGGTTACAATGGAAAGAGCATTCTATGATTTTTGCTATGCCAAATAAGCCTGGAGAGTTTAGTCGATTTGATTTTCCTGAAGTTCTTCCCTCCCCATTGAATG GAATATGGGCAATATTGAGGAACAATGAGATGCTTACATGGCCAGAGAAAGTAAAATTTGCAATTGGGCTTCTCCCAGCTATGCTTGGCGGACAGCCATATGTTGAGGCTCAAGATGGTCTTTCTGTTCAAGAATGGATGAAAAAGCAG GGCGTACCTGAACGGGTAACTGATGAGGTGTTCATAGCAATGTCTAAGGCACTAAACTTCATCAATCCTGATGAACTTTCAATGCAATGTATATTGATTGCTTTAAACCGATTTCTTCAG GAGAAACATGGTTCTAAGATGGCCTTTTTGGATGGCAATCCACCCGAAAGACTTTGTATGCCGATAGTTGATCATATTCAGTCCTTGGGTGGTGAAGTTCATCTAAATTCGCGCATTCAAAAAATTGAGCTAAATGATGATGGAACGGTGAAGAGCTTCTTACTAAATAATGGGAAAGTGATGGAAGGGGATGCTTATGTGTTTGCAACTCCag TGGATATTCTGAAGCTTCTTCTACCAGATAACTGGAAAGGGATTCCATATTTCCAGAGATTGGATAAATTAGTTGGCGTCCCAGTCATAAATGTTCACATATG GTTTGACAGAAAACTGAAGAACACATATGATCACCTTCTCTTTAGCAG AAGTCCCCTTCTGAGTGTATATGCTGACATGTCAGTAACTTGCAAG GAATATTATAGCCCAAACCAGTCAATGTTAGAGTTGGTTTTTGCACCAGCCGAAGAATGGATTTCACGTAGTGACGATGATATTATTCAAGCCACGATGACTGAGCTTGCCAAACTCTTTCCTGATGAAATTTCTGCAGACCAAAGCAAAGCTAAGATTCTCAAGTACCATGTTGTTAAAACACCAAG GTCGGTTTACAAAACTGTTCCAAATTGTGAACCTTGTCGACCCATTCAAAGATCTCCTATAGAAGGTTTCTATTTAGCTGGAgattacacaaaacaaaaatatttagctTCAATGGAAGGCGCTGTTCTTTCTGGGAAGCTTTGTGCACAGGCTATTGTACAG GATTCTGAGCTACTAGCTACTCGGGGCCAGAAAAGAATGGCTAAAGCAAGTGTTGTGTAA
- the LOC114394420 gene encoding kinesin-like protein KIN-12B, giving the protein MKRFMLPRNPLRDAAELPSSPSPTPTTSSAKPRPSSRKHKPSKENDPPSDPNLVTPSPAKLKSPLPPRPPSSNPLKRKLTAADALTDNSLPAPSDSGVKVIVRMRPLSSDKDEGDPTVQKVSNDSLSINGYNFTFDSVADMAATQLDIFEHVGVPLVEHCLAGFNSSVFAYGQTGSGKTYTMWGPANCLSDENDQQGLAPRVFQQLFERISEEQTKHSENQLSYQCHCSFLEIYNEQIMDLLDPSQKNLQIREDVKSGVYVENLTEEDVSSMKDVTQLLIKGLSNRRTGATSINSESSRSHTVFICVVESRCKSASDGMSRFKTSRINLVDLAGSERQKSTGAAGERLKEAGNINRSLSQLGNLINILAEVSQTGKQRHIPYRDSRLTFLLQESLGGNAKLAMICAISPAQSCRSETFSTLRFAQRAKAIKNKAVVNEVMEDNVKHLRQVIRQLRDELHRIKANGYNPMESSGGHSAAWIRRSLTLLQSSLNRPPPLSRLDEDGDEEMEIDEEGLEDHDGVSYNANMPSNCNIIADNDNEMNTNDQDLAQPSEEENIASCSVSKGLNEEPSCAMVRSSFSCPVGESDSPSAAMNCVSPAGLSIVHCDLSPILSPTPSVSPRISTSRKSLRTSTGLSPSENDLHVEKDLDMKTSNKKSSTSAFSSQTAPNFLNKTENLAASIQHGLEIIDSYQRNSALRQSPYRFSLQPRKSKLTFPASKVDVGLQTSLDDIVGEDSVLFTCSNCNSRTQLHVNETDNDSNLQLVPVDCHESADKTKKQVIKAVEKVLAGSIRREMALEEFCAKQTSEIMQLNRLVQQYKHERECNAIIAQTREDKILRLESLMDGVLPTEEFMEEELVVLTHEHKILKEKYENHPEVLKMEIELKKVQEELEKYQNFYKLGEREVLMEEIQSLRSQLQFYVDSSSTSARKQYPLLQLTYLSEPSMAATLTAIPVSTEERVETNETLASSRNDIEVQFEQERIKWTEAESRWISLSEELRAELESSRLLAEKRKQELDAERQCTQELQEAMHMAIEGHARLLEQYADLEEKHIHLLARHRQIQDGIEDVKKAASRAGVRGAESKFINALAAEISALKAEREKEQRILRDENKGLQSQLKDTAEAVQAAGELLLRLKEAEEAVTTAQKQAMDAEQEAAKAYKQIDKLKNKHEKEIITLNELLAEARLPKESVLPTYDDDGVMPSYDNSKEPNSVNDQFEPFTNNAEYGELAKLAEPSWFSGYDRCNI; this is encoded by the exons ATGAAGCGCTTCATGCTCCCAAGAAACCCTCTCAGGGACGCAGCAGAGCTTCCTTCTTCGCCAAGCCCAACCCCAACTACCAGCTCCGCCAAACCCCGTCCCTCTTCTCGCAAACACAAACCCTCCAAAGAGAACGACCCTCCCTCCGATCCCAATCTCGTTACTCCCTCCCCTGCCAAATTGAAGAGCCCCTTGCCCCCGAGACCCCCTTCTTCCAACCCTCTCAAGCGCAAGCTCACCGCCGCCGATGCCCTAACCGACAATTCCCTCCCCGCACCCTCCGATTCCGGCGTCAAG gttaTTGTCAGGATGAGGCCGCTGTCTTCGGACAAGGACGAAGGAGATCCCACAGTTCAGAAGGTTTCCAATGATTCCTTGTCCATTAATGGATACAATTTCACCTTCGACTCCGTTGCTGACATGGCGGCTACTCAG CTGGATATTTTCGAACACGTTGGGGTGCCTCTGGTGGAGCATTGTTTGGCCGGGTTCAATAGTTCGGTTTTTGCTTATGGACag ACGGGGAGTGGGAAGACTTATACAATGTGGGGTCCTGCCAATTGTTTGTCGGATGAAAATGATCAGCAAGGACTTGCCCCCCGTGTTTTTCAGCAACTCTTTGAACGCATAAGTGAA GAGCAAACTAAGCATTCTGAAAACCAACTCAGCTATCAGTGCCACTGCTCTTTTCTTGAG ATATACAATGAGCAAATCATGGATCTGTTGGATCCAAGTCAGAAAAACCTACAG ATTAGAGAAGATGTCAAGTCTGGTGTCTATGTTGAAAATCTTACAGAGGAGGATGTGTCTTCAATGAAGGATGTAACTCAGCTTTTAATAAAG GGACTATCGAACAGGAGAACTGGTGCAACCAGTATAAATTCTGAGAGTTCCCGCTCCCATACTGTTTTTATTTGTGTTGTTGAATCTCGATGCAAG AGTGCATCAGATGGCATGAGCAGATTTAAAACAAGTAGGATCAATCTTGTTGACCTAGCTGGGTCAGAACGGCAAAAATCAACAGGTGCCGCAGGAGAGCGATTGAAGGAAGCTGGCAATATTAATAGATCACTCTCACAGCTTGG GAATCTGATTAATATTCTTGCGGAAGTCTCTCAAACAGGAAAGCAGCGGCATATACCGTATAGAGATTCTAGGTTGACATTTTTGTTGCAGGAGTCTCTTGGAGGAAATGCAAAATTAGCAATGATTTGTGCTATTTCACCAGCACAAAG TTGTAGGAGTGAAACATTCAGTACACTGAGATTTGCACAACGTGCCAAAGCTATCAAGAACAAGGCAGTTGTTAATGAAGTTATGGAAGATAATGTGAAGCACTTGCGACAAGTGATTCGGCAACTAAGG GATGAACTTCATCGAATTAAAGCAAATGGTTACAACCCAATGGAGTCAAGTGGAGGTCATTCAGCAGCTTGGATCCGACGAAGCTTGACTTTATTACAATCCAGCCTCAACCGGCCACCACCATTATCCCGTCTTGATGAAGATGGTGATGAGGAGATGGAGATTGATGAGGAAGGTCTTGAGGACCATGATGGAGTTTCCTACAATGCCAATATGCCGAGTAATTGTAATATTATAGCCGATAATGACAATGAAATGAACACTAATGATCAGGATTTGGCTCAACCTAGCGAGGAGGAAAATATAGCTAGTTGTTCTGTTAGTAAAGGTTTGAATGAAGAACCATCCTGTGCAATGGTCCGAAGCAGTTTCTCTTGTCCTGTGGGTGAATCTGATTCTCCTAGTGCAGCAATGAATTGTGTCTCGCCTGCCGGCCTCAGCATAGTTCACTGCGATTTATCCCCAATCCTTTCCCCAACTCCTAGTGTTTCACCTAGAATCAGCACCAGCAGGAAAAGTCTGAGGACATCAACAGGGCTGTCTCCTTCTGAGAATGATCTTCATGTtgaaaaagatttggacatGAAAACCAGCAATAAGAAAAGCTCAACTTCTGCCTTTTCTAGTCAGACAGCTCCAAATTTCCTTAATAAAACAGAAAATTTAGCAGCAAGCATACAGCATGGTCTTGAAATTATCGATAGTTACCAACGTAATTCAGCTTTGAGGCAGTCACCATATAGGTTTTCATTACAACCAAGAAAATCTAAATTAACTTTTCCAGCTAGCAAAGTTGATGTGGGCCTACAGACTTCTCTTGATGATATTGTTGGAGAAGATTCTGTTTTATTCACCTGTAGTAATTGTAACAGCAGAACGCAACTTCATGTCAATGAGACTGACAATGATTCAAACCTACAGTTGGTACCTGTTGATTGCCATGAGTCTGCTGATAAGACAAAGAAGCAAGTTATCAAA GCAGTAGAGAAGGTTTTGGCAGGATCTATAAGGAGAGAAATGGCCCTTGAAGAGTTCTGTGCCAAGCAGACCTCTGAGATAATGCAGCTTAATCGCCTG GTGCAACAGTACAAGCATGAGAGGGAATGCAATGCCATAATTGCACAGACAAGGGAAGATAAAATTCTTCGCCTTGAGAGCCTTATGGATGGTGTTTTACCCACTGAAGAGTTCATGGAGGAAGAGCTAGTGGTTCTTACCCATGAGCATAAG ATTTTAAAGGAAAAGTATGAGAATCATCCAGAAGTTTTGAAGATGGAGATAGAGTTGAAAAAAGTGCAAGAGGAACTAGAGAAGTATCAAAATTTCTACAAATTGGGGGAGAGAGAAGTGTTGATGGAAGAGATACAAAGTTTAAGAAGTCAGCTTCAATTTTATGTTGACTCTTCATCCACATCAGCAAGGAAGCAGTATCCATTATTGCAATTGACTTACTTGTCTGAGCCCAGTATGGCAGCAACCCTCACCGCCATTCCAGTGTCGACAGAGGAGAGAGTAGAGACAAATGAAACTCTTGCATCATCCAGGAATGATATTGAAGTACAATTTGAACAAGAAAGAATTAAATGGACAGAGGCAGAAAGCAGGTGGATTTCTCTTTCTGAAGAACTGAGAGCTGAGCTTGAAAGTAGCAGGTTGCTAGCTGAAAAGAGAAAGCAGGAATTAGATGCTGAGAGACAGTGTACTCAGGAGCTTCAGGAAGCCATGCACATGGCTATAGAAGGCCATGCAAGACTTTTAGAGCAATATGCAGATTTGGAAGAGAAGCACATCCATTTGCTTGCAAGGCATAGACAGATCCAGGATGGAATTGAGGATGTCAAGAAAGCGGCTTCCAGAGCAGGAGTACGAGGTGCGGAGTCTAAGTTCATAAATGCCCTTGCTGCTGAAATTTCAGCTTTAAAagcagaaagagaaaaagaacagCGAATCTtaagagatgaaaataaaggGCTTCAGTCTCAGTTGAAGGACACTGCAGAAGCAGTGCAAGCTGCTGGTGAACTGCTTTTGCGGCTTAAAGAGGCTGAAGAAGCTGTCACTACTGCACAG AAACAGGCTATGGATGCAGAACAGGAAGCTGCCAAGGCCTACAAACAAATTGATAAGTTGAAGAATAAACACGAAAAGGAGATTATCACACTTAATGAGCTTCTTGCAGAAGCACGTTTGCCAAAGGAATCTGTACTACCGACTTATGATGACGATGGTGTCATGCCCAGTTATGACAACTCAAAGGAGCCAAACAGTGTTAATGATCAGTTTGAGCCCTTTACTAATAATGCAGAGTATGGTGAGCTTGCCAAACTAGCAGAACCATCGTGGTTCTCTGGTTACGACAGatgtaatatataa
- the LOC114394422 gene encoding cysteine proteinase inhibitor 4-like, giving the protein MAVALTILVTLLSVLSSASCARMVGGKTEIPEVRKNRQVQELGRFAVEEYNLGLKLLKNNNVDNGREQLNFSAVVEAQQQVVSGMKYYLKISATHNGVHEMFNSVVVVKPWLHSKQLLHFAPASSSTTTTTTTMHPVVRKDN; this is encoded by the coding sequence atggctGTGGCTTTGACGATTCTGGTGACCCTTCTCTCGGTTCTCTCTTCTGCATCGTGTGCACGAATGGTTGGGGGGAAGACGGAGATCCCTGAAGTGAGAAAAAACAGGCAAGTGCAAGAGCTTGGAAGGTTCGCGGTGGAGGAGTATAACCTTGGTTTAAAGCTGTTGAAGAACAACAACGTCGACAATGGGAGAGAACAGTTGAACTTTTCAGCGGTGGTGGAGGCGCAGCAACAAGTGGTGTCAGGGATGAAGTACTACTTGAAGATCTCTGCTACTCATAATGGTGTTCACGAAATGTTCAACTCTGTGGTGGTGGTCAAGCCATGGCTTCATTCCAAGCAGCTCCTCCATTTTGCGCCTGCAtcatcatccaccaccaccaccaccaccaccatgcaTCCAGTAGTACGTAAAGATAATTGA
- the LOC114395572 gene encoding uncharacterized protein LOC114395572 has protein sequence MVSFTSYFIYRRAENPLQILKFRCTFFFSPETTSWQTYGALRYCHSGSECGKNPKLTPNEKPNRVGLFWDLDNKPPNSIPPYEVANKLRIAASSFGVVRYMAAYANSHTFSHVPQGVREIRKEKELLYRLENKGVIKPNQPYRCKVCGRKFHTNDKLVNHFKQLHEREHAKRMNQIESSRGSRRVKLVAKYSMKMEKYKKAASDILTPKVGYGLADELRRAGFWVQTVSDKPQAADQALQSHIVDIMDHRRVECVVLVSDDSDFVDVINEAKMRCLKTVVIGDIDDGFLKRTADTAFSWEEILMGKAKKQAVSVVKNWKDRDILKRLEWTYNPDEDKNNFSLDDAITEASEDDNID, from the coding sequence ATGGTTTCTTTTACAAGTTATTTCATTTATAGAAGAGCAGAGAACCCATTGCAAATCCTCAAATTTCGTTGCACCTTCTTTTTCTCACCGGAAACTACAAGTTGGCAAACATATGGTGCCTTGAGATATTGTCATTCTGGGTCAGAATGCGGTAAAAACCCGAAATTGACACCAAACGAGAAGCCAAACAGGGTGGGGCTTTTCTGGGACTTGGACAATAAACCACCCAATTCAATCCCACCTTATGAAGTTGCCAATAAGCTGAGAATAGCTGCATCTTCCTTTGGGGTTGTTCGTTATATGGCTGCTTATGCAAATAGCCACACTTTTAGCCATGTCCCTCAAGGTGTCCGGGAGATTAGGAAAGAGAAGGAACTGTTGTATCGTTTAGAGAATAAGGGTGTCATCAAGCCAAATCAACCTTATCGTTGTAAGGTTTGTGGGAGAAAGTTTCATACTAATGACAAGCTTGTTAACCATTTCAAGCAACTGCATGAGCGTGAGCACGCGAAAAGGATGAACCAGATAGAGTCTTCCAGGGGGAGCAGGAGGGTGAAGTTGGTGGCCAAGTATtctatgaaaatggagaagtATAAGAAGGCTGCAAGTGATATTCTCACTCCCAAAGTGGGGTATGGTTTGGCGGATGAGCTCAGACGGGCTGGTTTTTGGGTTCAAACTGTGTCAGATAAGCCACAAGCTGCAGATCAAGCATTGCAAAGCCACATCGTGGATATAATGGATCATAGGCGGGTTGAGTGTGTGGTCCTTGTGTCTGATGATTCTGATTTTGTTGACGTGATAAATGAAGCGAAGATGCGATGTCTGAAGACGGTTGTCATTGGGGATATTGATGATGGTTTCTTGAAGAGGACTGCTGATACTGCATTTTCTTGGGAGGAAATTCTGATGGGGAAAGCTAAAAAGCAGGCTGTTTCAGTTGTGAAAAACTGGAAGGATCGAGATATCTTAAAAAGGTTGGAGTGGACATACAACCCTGatgaggataaaaataatttcagtCTGGATGATGCCATTACTGAAGCATCTGAAGATGATAATATTGATTGA